The DNA sequence GTCTATATATCACAGCTGACCATCCCTGGTTATACACCCATACCTTATTGGATACCGCAAGGATGTGGGTCCAGAACGGTGGGCAAGCCCTCTACATAGACGAAGTACATAAGTATGCCAATTGGTCACGCGAGATAAAGAATATCTATGACGGATATCCAAAATTACAGCTTTTTTTTACAGCATCATCTGCGCTCGATATCTATCGCGGAGAAAGCGATCTCAGCCGTCGAGTGTTGACTTTTACGTTACCAGGAATGTCTTTCAGGGAATACCTGAATTTGATGTATGGACGAGCCTTGGCACCAGTTTCGTTAACGGAGTTACTAAGCAACCCCATCGAAATATCGTCAACCCTCAGAAAACAAATTGAAATCCCTATTCCATTGTTCCATGAATATCTCATGAAAGGATACCTGCCATTCGTACACGACGATCGGGGGAAGTCTTATCTTCCAAAGCTCATGCGGGTTATTGAGACTTCAATCACCGATGACCTGGCATTCATCGAAAACTATTCCGCCACCCATATCGTCAAGATCAAGAAACTCCTTGGCGTGATCGCAGAGTCCGCCCCATTTGAACCCAATATATCCTCACTTGCCCAAAAACTTCAGCTGGGCCGCGATACAGTCAACAATTTCCTGCATCAACTAGAACGAGCATTCCTCCTCAACCTCGCCAACAGACCATCGGAAGGAGTGGCTGCTCTGCAAAAGCCAGACAAAATATATCTTGAGAATACCAATCTGTCTTACGCATTGAGAGAACATCCCGACCCCGGAACAACCCGCGAAACCTTTTTCCTCAATCAACTACGTAATGCCGGTTACAAAATACATTTGGCTGGAAAAGGTGACTTTCTGGTAGACAAAACCTATACGTTTGAGGTTGGGGGACGCAATAAGTCCATCAAACAAATCGCTGGAATACCGAACGCTTATATCGTTTCAGATAACATCGAGATCGGGTTTAACAACAAAATCCCGCTTTGGTTATTCGGGTTTCTTTACTAGCCTGCCGCGGATTTGATGAAAAAATCCATATGAATATAAGCTTACTCACAAGAGGCGATCTAAGCATTCTTCAGGGTCAGGCTTTTCGTCCTTTATAGCCTCTAAAGTAATTTTGAGAAACCTATTCCTTCTCCAAAGCGGTACCCCAGTGTAATTTCATGCGTCCCGTCATTGACCTGCCCCAGGCGGTAACTGTTCAGGCCGAACTGGTAACTGTAGCCGAAGCGGAGCCGGTTATTCAGAAACACGGAAAGAATGGCGCCCATTTCATTGTTGGTGCGGTAGTTCAGCCCCAGTCCGATGGCTTCTTTCAAATACAGCGTAGTAGAAATATCGGCATGCAGTGGAATGTTGGAAGCGTAAGAAGCCAGGATGGCGGGTTTTATCTTAATATCTTCTCCCAGGGAACCCAGGAAACCCATCATCAGGTAATAATGGTTTTTAAAATACCGGGAATCCTCCACCGATGCCCTTCCCAGCTCACGGAAACTGATGCGGGGCACGGAAACGCCGGCGTAGAATTTCTCGGGAATAAAGTACATCAGTCCCAGCCCTAGTGTACCGACGGTTTCCAGGATGTCGTCCTGGAAGAGCGGATCATGCGGGTCCAGCCCGGAATAGCGGGCCTCATACCTGCGCACCCCAAAGCTCATGGAAGCGGCCAGGTACTCTTTTTCCGAGAGGCGGACGGACTTGGCCAGGAAAGCGCTGGCCTCGGTCATTTTCTCCGGCCCGAACTCATCGTGCATGATATTGAGCCCGGCCGCCGCCCCGATGGAAGCAAGGGGCAGGTGCCCGTTAGCGATCAGCGTAGAGGGCGCCCCGTCGATGCCCACCCACTGCTTGCGAACCAGGGCATGCACCGCCCCGGCCTTATCCAGCAGGGAATAGGTGGCGTTGATAGGAGCGAGGTTATCCATGTACTGGGTATAGGTGAAGGGCTGCTGAGCGTATGCCAGTCCCGTAGTACAAAGCAGCAGTAAAAGCGTGTTGTATATCGTTTTCATGTTGAATTTCATGTTAATTAGTGCTGAATTTCATGACAAACCATCCCGTTTTACGTTTCCACTGGCCGCCGGCCTTGAATTCCAGCAGGTAGAAATACGTGCCCTGGGGAGGAACTCATAATTGACCCGGGTATTGGCTATTCCTTTGAAGACACGGCTGCCGTTATCATAGCCCTGGATCTCGAATACCTTGGCTCCGCTGCGGGTGACGATGGTCATCTTGTTTTCGGGGTAATCGCGGATGCCTTCCACCAGCAGGAACTCGTTGATGCCGTCGCTGTTGGGAGAAACTACCTGGTGTACTTTTATGAGATTGCCGGCCGGGTCCACTACCAGCAGCTGGCGGCTCACAGGTTCCGCCGGCAGGTAATTCGCGTTGCCAGGCTGCACCGCGGTGATGAACGACGTTCCCAGGCGAAGGATCTCCAGCTGGTTTTCCCCGGCGCCGCCGGCCACAATAGCCACCTGGTCATCGGAACTGCTGAGCGTGACCGGTAAGCCTGAGGAAGCGCTGATCTGCAGGGCAATGATACCGGCATCGCGTTCTACTTCCCCGGGCAAAACAAAGTCGATGGTCTGCGAGGCTTTATGGACGATGAGTTCCCTTGATATAGAAGGCCTGTTATCGTAATTAGGGTTTTCGGCCAGGGTTGCGGTGATCACGGCCGTACCCGCCCCGGTGATATGCACCATGCCATTGATGATCTCAGCCACACCGGTATTAGAACTGCTGTAGAGGATCGTTTCCTCGGGTCGGGCCTCGGCCCCCGGGTCAAAGTCGGCATCGCCATAGGTTTTTTCCGGCAGGGCTTCAAAGACCAGGCTGCGCGTAGCCGGTATAACGGTCAATGTGCCGTTCACATAGCTGATCTGGTAGTTTTCCGATGCAGCGCCGCTGGTCGTGATGGGATAGATTCCCGGCGGGGACGTTTCGTTAGCGGTGGTCACCGCCGTTGGAAGGGCCGCCAGATCATCTTCATTCTCTCCGGAAACAAAGCCCTGGTAATTAAAGGTGAACACGGGGTTCTCCCAGCCGAACTTCCTGGTTTTGTTCACAGCGGTAATGACCAACGGGGCTTTGCTTACCCGGAGCGCTCCACTCTTATAAACGATTTCGTAATTGTCTGCCGAATAGCCGCCGGGCACGATCAAGTATTCCCCGGTGTTTACTGCTCCCTGCGAGTTGCCGGTATAGTTTAACGTTCCTTCCAGCAAGGCATCGGTGTCATCGTATTGCCAGCCGGTCACGGTTACGCCGTTTCCGCCGCTGTAAGCCGCGCCGTCGTAGGTTTTGGAGTCGTCCACTGCGGTAATGGTCAGCATGGCTGGCTTTATTGTTAGTTCCTGTATCACCGGCGGAACATTCTCGTAATTGGGATCATCGGGCAGGAAAGCGGTGATCTCGATTTCGCCCGCTCCAACAATCTGAATAAAACCTCCGGCAGTGACGAGCGCCACGTTTTCATTGGAGGAAGCATATTCCACCTGGCGGCCATCACTAGAAGTAGCGGCGGGGTCGAAGTCCGGGGCGCCGTAGACGACGGCCTCCGGGGCAGGGAAGGTGATCACCGCCTTTTCAGCAGGCGTAGTGGTCAATGTTCCGGGTTGGTAACTAAACGTATAGTTCCCAAGGGCTTCGTAGCCCGAAGGAATGATTTCGTAGATACCCACGTCAGTTGCTCCCTGGGAACTTCCGCTGTAACTCAGCGTGCCTTCCAGCAGCGCATCGGTGTCCTCGTACTGCCAGCCGGTGGTTGTCACGCCATTGCCGCCGCTGTAGGGGGCGCCGTCATAAGTTTTGGAATCGTCGTTGGCGATAACGGTCAAGGTTGCCGGGTTCACTACCAGCACCCTGGTGACCGGGTCGGCATTTTCGTAGTTAGGATCGATCGCCAGGCTGGCGGTGATCTCTGTAGTACCTGCGCCGATGATCTGTATTTCCCCTGCGGAAGTGATCACGGCCACATTTTCATCGGAGCTTGTGTATTCCACTTCGCTGTCGTTGCTGGCAGAAGCTCCGGGAGCGAAATCAGCGAAGCCATATATAACATCTTCCAGCTCCGGGAAGTTGATCACGACGTTTCCAGCCGGAATGATCGTAAGGGTCCCGGGTTGGTAATTAAGCGTGTAGTTATCCAGCAGCTCGTAGCCCGAAGGAATGATCTCATACGCTCCTGCGTCTATGGCGCCTTGGGAACTTCCGTTGTAACTTACCATGCCCTCAAGTAGTGCATCGGTGTCCTCGTATTGCCAACCGGCCACCGTTACCCCGTTTCCGCCGCTGTAAGCGAGTCCGTCATAGGTTTTGGAATCATCGTCTGCGGTAACGGTTAGGGGAGCGGGACTTACTACCAGTTCCCGGGAGACTGGCATGACGTCCTCGTAATTTTGATCTTCGGGCAAGATGGCGGTGATATTCGTGGTGCCTGCACCAACAATCTGAACCAGTCCGTTGATCGTGATTATGGCCACATTTTCATCGGAGCTTGTATATTCGATCTGTCTGCCATCGCTGGACGTAGCATCGGGGTCGAAGTCGGGATCTCCATAAATCATGGGATCCGGTTGCGGGAAATTGATCACGACCTGCCCGGCAGGAATAATAGTCAGCGTGCCGGGTTGGTAGTTAAAAGTGTAGTTGTTAAGGGGTGTATACCCGGCAGGAATAATTTCATATTGCCCGACTGCGGCGGCGCCTTGCGAGTTTCCGCTGTAACCCAATGTCCCCCGAGCAGCGCATCGGTGTCCTCATACTGCCAGCCGGTGATTGTCACGCCGTTTCCGCCGTTGTAAGCCGTTCCATCGTAAGTCCTTGAATCATCGGCAGCTGTAACGGTCAAGGTGGCCGGATTCACGACCAGTTCCCTGGTTACGGGCGCGGCATCTTCGTAATTGGGGTCTTCCGAAAGGCTGGCGGTAATTTCGGTGGTGCCTGCGCCGATGATCCGGATTAGGTCATCGGAAGTAATAACGGCTACATTTTCATTAGAGCTTGTATATCCCACTTCCCGGCCGTCGCTGGAAATAGCTCCCGCATCGAAGTCCGGAGCGCCGTAGACGACCTGTTCCAGTTCGGAAAAGGTGATGGCCGCCTGCCCGGCCGGGGTGATGGTCAGGGTTCCGGGCCGGTACTCGAACAGGTAATTTTCAAGCGGCTCGTAGCCTGACGGAATAATTTCATACACCCCTGCGTCTACGGCGCTTTGCGAACTTCCGCTGTAACTCAATGTTCCTTCCAACAGGGCATCCGTATCATCGTACTGCCAGCCGGTGACTGTAGCGCCGTTACCACCGGTGTAAGCTGTTCCGTCGTAAGTTTTGGAATCATCGTTAGCCGTAATAGTGAGGGTAGCCGGGTTCACAACCAGTTCATGTGTAACCGGTGTGGCGTCGTCGTAATTCGGGTCTTCCGGCAAGCTGGCGGTAATTTCTGTGGTGCCTGCGCCGATGATCTGCAGGAAACCTTCGGAGGTGATCACCGCCACATCCGGGTTGGAGCTGGCATATTCCACCTGCCGGCTGTCGCTGGAGGAAGCGCTGGGGTTAAAATCGGCTGCTCCGTAAACAACATCTTCCAGCTCAGGGAAGTTGATCACGACATTTCCAGCCGGAATGATCGTAAGGATTCCCGGCTGATAATCGAATGTATAATTATTGAGCGGATCGAAACCTTCCGGAATGATCTCATAAGTGCCCACGCTGATAGCTCCCTGGGAATCGCCCGAATAGGAGACAGTTCCTGTCAGCAGTGCATCAGTATCGTCATACTGCCAGCCGATAATGGTTATGCCACCGCCACCGCTGTAAGGCGTTCCATCAAACGTCTTGGAATCGTTATTTGCGGTAATCGTTAGAGCAGCCGGGTTCACCAATAGTTCCCGCGTTACTGGCACAGCATCCTCGTAATTTGGATCTTCGGGTAAACTTGCTGTAATATCGGTGGTGCCTGCGCCGATGATCCGGATCAGGCCCTCGGAGGTAATAACGGCTACATTCTCATTGGAGCTAACATATTCTACCTCGTTATTGCCGCTGGCCGAAGCTCCGGGAGCGAAATCAGCCGCGCCGTATACAACGGCTTCCATTTCAGGGAAGGTGATCACGGGAGCCTCGCCTGAGGCGATTGTCAGATTCACGGCCAGCGTAGCCGCGCAGCCGGAAGCATCTTCCGCCTGAAGGGTGAATGTAACGTCTCCGGCGCTTTCGGGGATGCCGCTGATCTCACCCGTTTCGGTGTTAAGTTCGAGCCAGTCAGGCAGTTCGCCTTGGGAAACCGACCAGGTGTAGGGCTCGCTTCTTCCGGAAACGCTGAACGTGAAGTTATAGGCGACATCTACCGTGCCTGCGGGGGGAGTGCCGGTAATTTCAACGAGGGTAACGCCGAGCGCTGCTGCGTCGCTTTCCAGTGTGCTGCATTCATTGCTGATCAGGCAGCGATAAAGTCCGGCTGTTTCAGATGCTGCCGCGGCGATGGTGAGGGTAGCGGTGGCGACGCCTGAATAAACGGTGTTTTCTTCCAGGTCGGTGAAGGTGGTCCCGCCGTCGGAACTGAACTGCCATTGGTAGGTGAGGTCGCCGCCGGTAGCTTCCAGGCTGAAGCTTGTTTCGGTTCCGAAGCAAACCGTTCTCTCCAGGGGCTGTTCGGCGATGAGGATGTCGGGGCAGGCTCCCTGGTACTCGTAAGCGCCCATGTCCACGATTCCGCCGCCCGTCAGGTCATATACGCGCGCATTTCCTGCCAGGTCCGTGTCATCGGCCAAATCTCCTCCGGCATCGGTGTAAAGGGTATTGCTTCCGCCATCTACGGCAGGACCTGGTACTAGTCTGAAATCAGCGTTGGCCGTATCTGCGAAGGGATTGGAAGTTGTAACGATATTGTTCCCGCCGTCTGTGCCCCAGTCCGTATTCCAGGAGGTGGCGCCGCCTATTAAACTATACTTAAAAACAGGTGTACTAAAATTATTGGATATATTGGAAACGGAAGCATCTGCCAGCGTGTTTCCAAAAACAATAGAATTGATAACAGCCGGGGTACCGCCATTATTTTGCATTCCGCCCCCACCGGTTTGCGTCACATTATTCGAAATAATCGTATTCACGATGATTGGAAAAGAAGTGACGTTATTTTCTATTCCGCCCCCACCGGTCTGCGCCGAATTATTGGAGATAATCGTATTCAGTATGGTTGGAGAAGAGTTTAAATTGTACATTCCGCCCGCGCTGACTTGCGTCGAATTATTCGAGATGGTTGTATTCAGGATGATTGGGGAAGAGTTTATATTGTACATTCCACCACCAATGTTTCCTGCAGAATTATTAGAGATCGATGTATTCAGGATAGTTGGGGAAGAATTTAAATTAATCATTCCACCACCATAGCGGCGTAGAGTTAAAAGTCCGTTTACCTTAATGCGATTTTCACCATCCGCATTTCCACCAGAGATGATCAGTCCATTCGGACCTGCATTACCCACATCACCGGCAGAAATAACCACATGATAGCTATTATCACTGTTGTCGTCCGCTGTGCCTATATCGCCGTTAAGAATGGTCGGGTTAGCGTCCCAATCCCTGTCGCTTAAGCCCGGATTACCGGTATCGGGGAAGCCGCCGTAGAGTTTCACGTTTTTCACCATCACAAAGGCGTTGTCCCTGCCGCCGTCTGCGGTGTAGCTGCCGTCGGCGGCGCTGTAAAGCGGCATGTAAGTGCCTTTGGCGATGAAGATGCGCAGGCTGTCGTTTTGCAGCCAGTTGCCATCGGCGTCGTGCTGCTGCCTGGCCCATTTCAGGGCGTCCGCCAGCTCAGGGATGGCGTTGGCCCAACTGTCGCCGCTTCCATTGCCGCCGGATACATTTTGATTGACATAAAGGATATTCCCTGTGCCGGGAGTAACTGGCGTTCCCTGGTATTCATAAGCGCCCATGTCCACGATGCCGCCGCCCGCCAGGTCATATACGCGTGCATTCCCGGCCAGGTCCGTGTCATTGTCCAAATCTCCTCCGGCATCGGTGTAAAGGGTATTGTTTCCGCCATTTATGGCAGCAGCGCCGGGTTTCAGGCTGAAATCAGCGTTGGCCGTATCCGCGAAGGGATTGGAAGTTGTAACGATATTATTCCTGCGGTCCGTACCCCAGTCGGCATTCCACGAGGCAGCGCCGCCTACCAGACTATATTTAAAAACAGGCGTACTTGCATTCTCATTGAGGATATCGGAAACAGAAGCATCTGCCAGCTTGTTTCCAAAAACAATAGAATTGTTGACAACCGGGGAAGAAGAATCATTATACATTCCGCCTCCGTCATATTCAGCCGAATTATTCGAGATAGTCGTATTCAGGATGGTTGGGGAAGAGTTAGAATTACCCATTCCGCCGCCATAATTCGCCGAATTATTCGAAATAGTCGTATTCAGGATGGTTGGGGAAGATCCAAGATTGTACATTCCGCCACCGTTTAGGGCTGAATTATTCGAGATACTCGTATTCAGGATGGTTGGGGAAGAGCTAGAATAAAGATTACCGATTCCGCCGCCATAGTTCGCCGAATTATTCGAGATCGATGTATTCAGGATAGCAGGGGAAGAAGATGAATTTAATATTCCTCCACCATCGCGGCGGGAAGATCCCAATCCGTTTACGGTAATGGAAAATGCGCCATTCGCATTTCCACCGGAAATAACCAATCCGTTCAGGCAGGCATTACCCACATCGCCGCCGGAAACAACCACATGATAGGTATTATCACTGTTGTCGTCCGCTGTGCCTATATCGCCGCTAAGAATGGTCGGATTGGCGTCCCAATCCCTGTCGCTTATGCCCGGATTACCGGTATCGGGGAAGCCGCCGTAGAGTTTAACGTTTTTCACCATCACAAAGGCGTTGTCCCTGCCGCCGTCTGCGGTGTAGCCGCCGTCTTCGGCACTGTAAAGCGGCTTGTAAGTGCCTTTGGCGATGAAGATGCGCAGGCTGTCGTTTAGCAGCCAGTTGTTGTCGGCATCGTGCTGTTGCCTGGCCCATTTCAGGGCGTCCGCCAGTTCGGGGATGGCATTGGCCCAGCTGTCGCCGCTTCCGTTACCGCCGGATACACTTTGATTGACATAAAGGATATTTCCTGTGCCGGGAGTAACAGGCATGCCCTGGTATTCATAAGCGCCCATGTCCACGGTTCCGCCGCCGATCTCATCATATATTCGCGGATTGCCTGCTAAATCGGTGGAATTCCAGGCAGGAATACTGTCATTCAAACCGGTATTGACGCCGGGGCTCGTTATCCGTAACCGGTAATTACGTGCTGCCGGATCCGCAAACTGCGGATCTATATCCAGGTTACCTGTACCAGTATAGCCGCCCTCTACGATGCTGTAAGTGACGATGGGCTTGGCCCCTGCATAACCTGTCACATGATTATTGTCGGCAGTAGTTGTATTACCCCATAAAATACTATTGGAAATACTGGGAATGGTGAACAATGGTTCGTCGATATAAACGGCTCCGCCATATTGGGCTGTGTTATTGGCAAATACACAATTTATAACCGTTAGCTTACCAAAAAAATTATTATAAATGCCTCCGCCGTATTCAGCAGTATTATTTATAATGACGCTGTTAATAACCGTTAAATCTCCGGCGTCATTCCCAATGCCGCCTGCCTGGAGGCCGGCAAAGTTATTGGAAACAATACAATTGCTGATAATCATCTTACCGGCCGAGTTTCCGATGCCGCCTACCGAGCCGGCGGAAACGTTTCCTCCTGTTACTTCGAAGCCATCGAATACAACTAAACCGGTACTGTTCATGTTCCCGACTACACTGCCATCGTTACCTTTCAATATGCTTTTATTCCCTGCGCTCAAATTCCGATCAGAAAGGCTTTGTTCCGTCCCGGCAAACCCTCCGTATATCTCCAAGGCTGTTTTAATTAGAAAAGGTATGCCGTTTGAAGGCTGATAAGTTCCTTTCGCCACCCATATCTGCCGTACGGAATCCGCAGGAGAACCGGCAGCGGCGGCATTGATGGCTTCGGCCGATGCGAGTGCGATGTCAAAGGATGCCAGCGCTGTCGCCCAGCTGCTGCCGTCGCCGCCGGGAGCAGCTGCGCTGTCCACGTAGATAATGCCATTGGCGTCGGGATGAATGACAACTGGTCTCTGATCCTCGTAAGCCCCCATATCTATGGCAGCGCCGAAAATTCTTGGATTGTTCGCCAGGTCGGTAGTAGCACTATTAACAGAATTATCCCCTGTATTAATAGCCGGGCTATTGGAAGCCAGGCTAAAGTCACCGTTGGCTGCATCTGCGAAGGGACTGGCATTGGTGATGATATTGCCGCCGCCATCGGTGCCCCAATCGCTATCCCAACTGTTATTGCCTTCCATCAAACTGTACCGGAAAGTATTTGCACTGCCGGTGGTGTTGATGATATTATTTCCTGTGGCTGCCGTATTTCCATATAAGATGGAGTTATTTACGGAAGGACTGGAGGCATTATTCGCCATTCCGCCACCGCTGCCGGCAGTAGTGTTCCCCGCGATGGTTACGTTCGTTAAGACGGGATCGGAACCATTAAAATTACGGATTCCGCCGCCGTTGGTGCCGGCGCTATTCCCGGAAATGGCTGCATTGGTCAAGTGCGGGCTGGAGCTGATGTTATACATTCCTCCGCCGGATCCTGCTGTGTTTCCTGAAATGATCAGATTGGTCAGGGCAGGGGCGGAAGCAAGATTGTAGATTCCGCCTCCGGCAATAACCTGTACCGTCTGGCCATTGACCGTAATGGTGCCACTTCCGGTTGCATTTCCCCCGGTAATGGTAAAGCCGTTAATCAGCGCATTGCCCACATCGCCGGCAGAAAGAACCACATGGTAGGTATTATCACTGTTGTTGTCCGCTGCGCCTATATCGCCGCTAAGAATGGTCGGATTGGCATTCCAATCCCTGTCGTCAAAGCCCGGATTACCGGTATCGGGGAAGCCGCCGTAAAGCTGGACGTTTTTCACCATCACAAAGGCGTTGTCTCTGCTCCCGTCTGTGGTATAGGCGCCATCCTCGGCATTATATAGCGGCTTATAAGTGCCTTTGGCGATGAAGATGCGCAAGGGGTCGTTTTGCAGCCAGTTGTTGTCGGCATCGTGCTGTTGTCTGGCCCATTTTAAGGCATCGGACAGATTTTTTAAGGCCGTTGCCCAACTGCTGCCATCGCCGCCAGGAGCAGCCGCACTGTCCACATAGAGGATACCGTTGGCGTCGGGGCGCAACGGGTTGCCCTGAAACTCGTAGGCACCCATATCAACAATGCCGCCATTGGTCAGATCATATACGCGCGCATTTCCCGCCAGATCTTTATTATTGGCCAAATTTCCGCCCGCATCGGTGTAAAGCGTATTGCTTCCGCCATTTATGGCAGCAGCGCCGGGTTTCAGGCTGAAATCACCATTGGCTGCATCTGTGAAGGGATTGGAAGTTGTAATGATATTATTCCCGCCGTCGGTACCCCAGTCCGTATTCCACGAGGTGGCGCCGCCCACTAAACTATATTTGAAAACAGCAGTACTGAACCCCCATTCTCATTGAATATATTGGAAACAGTAGCATCTGCCAGCCTGTTTCCAAAAACAATAGAATTATTTACAACCAGGGAAGATTGAAAATTAGCCACTCCACCAACAAGGTCTTCTGCCGAATTATTCGAGATTGTTGTATTCAGGATAGTTGGGGAAGAGTTATAATTATACACTCCGCCACCGCCGGCTTGCGCCGAATTATTTGAGATAATCGTACTCACGATGGTTGGGGAAGATTGATAATTGTACATTCCGCCACCATGTTCTGCCGAATTATTCGAGATAAAGGTATTCAGGATGGTTGGGTGAGCAGAAATGAAATTGTACATCCCGCCACCATATTCTGCTGAATTATTCGAGATCATTATATTCAGGATGGTCGGGGAAGAGGATTGATTAAACATTCCGCCACCACTGTTTTGATCAAAAACGTTTTGGTTTATGAGAATGTAATTTTCCCCATTCGCATTTCCACCAGAAATGGTCAGTCCGTTCAGGCCGGCATTATCCACATAGCCGCAAGAAATAACCACATGATAGGTATTATCACTGTTGTCGTCCGGTGTGCCTATATCGCCGCTAAGAATGGTCGGATTGGCGTTCCAATCCCTGTCGCCAATGCCCGGATTGCCGGTATCGGGGAAGCCGCCGTAGAGCTGCACGTTTTTCACCAGCACAAAGGCGTTGTCTCTGCTCCCGTCTGTGGTATAGGCGCCATCCTCGGCATTATATAGCGGCTTGTAAGTGCCTTTGGCGATGAAGATGCGCAGGCTGTCGTTTTGCAGCCAGTTGTTGTCGGCATTATGCTGCTGCCTCGCCCATTTCAGGGCGTCTGCCAGTTCGGGAATGGCATTGGCCCAACTGTCGCCGCTGCCGTTACCGCCGGATACATTTTGATTGACATAAAGGATATTCCCTGTGCCGGGAGTAACAGGCGTTCCCTGGTACTCGTAAGCACCCATATCGATAATGCCGCTACTGGCTTGGTTATATACCCTGTGCTGGCCGGCCAGATCGTTATCGTCTGCGATATTCCCGCCGGCATTGGTATAAAGTGTATTGTTTCCTGCATTAACAGCAGGAGATGCGACGGTTAACCGATAGTTCCTTGTATCGGCATCTGCAAAAGGACTCGTGGTCGCGATGATGTTGTTGCCATCATCGGTACCCCAGTTGCTATCCCAACTACTGCCTTCCAGCAGGCTGTACCGGAAAGCAATTGTACTGCCGACGGCGTTGATGATGTTATTTCCTGTGGCTGCCGTATTTCCATATAAGATGGAGTTATTTACAGAAGGACTGGAGGCATTATTCGCCATCCCGCCGCCGCTGCCGGCAGTAGTGTTCCCCGCGATGGTTACGTTTGTTAAGACGGGATCGGAACCATTAAAATTACGGATTCCGCCGCCGTTGGTGCCGGCGCTATTCCCGGAAATAGCTGCATTGGTCAAGTGCGGGCTGGAGCCGATGTTATACATCCCTCCGCCGGATCCTGCTGTGTTTCCTGAAATGATCAGATTGGTCAGGACAGGATCGGAAGCAAGGTTGTAAATTCCGCCTCCGGCAATAACCTCTACCGTCTGGCCATTGACCGCAATGGTGCCGCTTCCGGTTGCGTTTCCCCGGGTGATGATAAAGCCATTGAGCAGCGCGCTGCCTACGTCCCCTGCTGAAATCACCACATGGTGCGCATTATCGGCAATATTATTTAGTGTGCCGATATCGCCACTCAGAACCGTGGGGTTGGCCGCCCAGTTCCTGGTGTCCATCGTGCCGGCGCCGGCAGCAGGATCAAAGCCACCGTAAAGCTGCACGTTTTTCACCATCACAAAGGCGTTATTCCGGTCATTAATTGCTTTACGATTGTCATGGGCCCTGTATTCGGGGAAGTAGGTGCCTTTTGCGACGTAAATGCGCAGGCTGCCACTTTCCCAGATGGCCGCATTACCCCGTGCAAAGTGCAAAGCATCCGACAGTTGAGGCA is a window from the Anseongella ginsenosidimutans genome containing:
- a CDS encoding MBG domain-containing protein; translated protein: MGYSGNSQGAAAVGQYEIIPAGYTPLNNYTFNYQPGTLTIIPAGQVVINFPQPDPMIYGDPDFDPDATSSDGRQIEYTSSDENVAIITINGLVQIVGAGTTNITAILPEDQNYEDVMPVSRELVVSPAPLTVTADDDSKTYDGLAYSGGNGVTVAGWQYEDTDALLEGMVSYNGSSQGAIDAGAYEIIPSGYELLDNYTLNYQPGTLTIIPAGNVVINFPELEDVIYGFADFAPGASASNDSEVEYTSSDENVAVITSAGEIQIIGAGTTEITASLAIDPNYENADPVTRVLVVNPATLTVIANDDSKTYDGAPYSGGNGVTTTGWQYEDTDALLEGTLSYSGSSQGATDVGIYEIIPSGYEALGNYTFSYQPGTLTTTPAEKAVITFPAPEAVVYGAPDFDPAATSSDGRQVEYASSNENVALVTAGGFIQIVGAGEIEITAFLPDDPNYENVPPVIQELTIKPAMLTITAVDDSKTYDGAAYSGGNGVTVTGWQYDDTDALLEGTLNYTGNSQGAVNTGEYLIVPGGYSADNYEIVYKSGALRVSKAPLVITAVNKTRKFGWENPVFTFNYQGFVSGENEDDLAALPTAVTTANETSPPGIYPITTSGAASENYQISYVNGTLTVIPATRSLVFEALPEKTYGDADFDPGAEARPEETILYSSSNTGVAEIINGMVHITGAGTAVITATLAENPNYDNRPSISRELIVHKASQTIDFVLPGEVERDAGIIALQISASSGLPVTLSSSDDQVAIVAGGAGENQLEILRLGTSFITAVQPGNANYLPAEPVSRQLLVVDPAGNLIKVHQVVSPNSDGINEFLLVEGIRDYPENKMTIVTRSGAKVFEIQGYDNGSRVFKGIANTRVNYEFLPRARISTCWNSRPAASGNVKRDGLS
- a CDS encoding PorP/SprF family type IX secretion system membrane protein, whose translation is MKTIYNTLLLLLCTTGLAYAQQPFTYTQYMDNLAPINATYSLLDKAGAVHALVRKQWVGIDGAPSTLIANGHLPLASIGAAAGLNIMHDEFGPEKMTEASAFLAKSVRLSEKEYLAASMSFGVRRYEARYSGLDPHDPLFQDDILETVGTLGLGLMYFIPEKFYAGVSVPRISFRELGRASVEDSRYFKNHYYLMMGFLGSLGEDIKIKPAILASYASNIPLHADISTTLYLKEAIGLGLNYRTNNEMGAILSVFLNNRLRFGYSYQFGLNSYRLGQVNDGTHEITLGYRFGEGIGFSKLL
- a CDS encoding ATP-binding protein; its protein translation is MEPLIEYQQNLVDEVNNDFHRFLYHRLPWESRMLAIKGLRGAGKTTMLLQHLKYGQPQGTKSLYITADHPWLYTHTLLDTARMWVQNGGQALYIDEVHKYANWSREIKNIYDGYPKLQLFFTASSALDIYRGESDLSRRVLTFTLPGMSFREYLNLMYGRALAPVSLTELLSNPIEISSTLRKQIEIPIPLFHEYLMKGYLPFVHDDRGKSYLPKLMRVIETSITDDLAFIENYSATHIVKIKKLLGVIAESAPFEPNISSLAQKLQLGRDTVNNFLHQLERAFLLNLANRPSEGVAALQKPDKIYLENTNLSYALREHPDPGTTRETFFLNQLRNAGYKIHLAGKGDFLVDKTYTFEVGGRNKSIKQIAGIPNAYIVSDNIEIGFNNKIPLWLFGFLY